GACCCGATGCCTAGCAAAACTATTGAGTGCCTCTGatattcgatatgacaaggcgaattggagccttaaaataaccaatggccatcatgttcccgtaGCGATGGGTTCTATGGACCGGAAATAGCTCttttggagcttgacgaggagcACTACTACATGCAAGTGTGtggttaaaacaacaaaaacgtcCCCTGAACAAAGTCCGTAGTAGTAGAGAGGAATGGGCTGTCCACCATGATGACGACGTTATCCGCGTAAGCAATGACCTTTACTCTCCCCCTCTCGGAAAGTCCTTAGAATATCATTGAAAACCAAAAGACACAAAAGTGGGCATAAAACCCCCCTCTAGTAAAAATCTTCCTAATCGATACTTTCAGTGATTCTGCCTTCAGCCTTTTGGCAAGCCAATGCACCAATAGAGAGGGGTTCAAACGTTCACGAGAGGACCGTGTGTGGACTCCAACTTCACGTTATTAAAACCCCCTTCTTTGTCCAAAAAGAACGTCAAAGTAACGGAACTCACACCGAAATTCCCTCCTATCTAGCCAACCACATTATGAAGAGCATTGTCAATCAATCGACCTCTATCGTAAGCGAGTTTGTATGCCTCTGCCCTTTGCAGCATAGCAGACAGTATAtaatggttaatgtggtatttatatcaaaaAAGCGTTTTCGCAGTAAATTcagtataagtacaacataccaccGTACGGCCCTTAAAGACTTCATAGTGGTTGGCGTGTGTTGCGatttctggctttccttttcgatTTGCAATGAAAaacctccgatcattgagctcgtcccgaaagagaaacaaacaaaaaatgtatgcCATCCGGTTCcgtttaaaactaccctttctcctgCCAGGCCTTTGACGCCCAGATTGGGCGCAAGATAGTTCATCAGCTCCTGTGAATAAACTAACAATTTTAATCCACTAATTTCCCCAGCGTTTAGTATCCACCTCCAACACCAAAAAAAATCGGTCACTGTTTGTTCGGCGCATGACAATGCGTAATGGCGCATGacaatcatttaaaaaatgattgatatATAAGGACCAATGCTGCATCGAAAAAATGATCGGTCTTTTGCTTAGAAATAATTACTTGACATTTTTTTACCTCTGCGCTTGGGCAGtgcactcaaataaaagaaaatgagaacgatgtaatatttaaatttttccacTCAAAGTTCATATTTAAGTGTCTAGGCTGTTTTTCACGATTGTTGTTggtgaatttatttatttttcttattatttCATTTCAGTTATGATCCCGAAGTTGATCGTTGGTTCCTGGTGCAACCGATGCACACCAAGCGTTTGGGTGTTGGCGTAGTTGTTGTTAATCGTCTCCTATATGCCATTGGAGGTTTTGATGGTCACGAACGTTTTGCCTCAGTAGAATGTTATCATCCGGAAAATAATGAATGGAGTTTTGTCAAGCCCATGACATGTGGCAGAAGTGGGGCGGGAGTTGCGGCCATCAATCAATATATTTATGTTGTGGGCGGATTTGATGGTACGCGGCAACTATCCACGGTCGAACGTTACGATACCGAAAATCAAATATGGGAGCACATGGCTCCCATAAAAATTGCTCGCAGTGCTTTATCTCTTACTTCTTTGGATGGCAAACTTTATGCGATAGGGGGTTTTGATGGTTCAAATTTCCTGTCCATTGTAGAGGTATATGATCCCAAGACGAATTCTTGGGAACAAGGCACACCTTTGAGTTCGGGAAGATCAGGTCATGCCTCGGCAGTGATATACCAGCCATCTTGTGTAAATAATTTCATGGACTGCATGGAGGATGAAAGTTCTAAACGTGATAACGATGGAGGTTTTAACAATGAAAATCTAAGCGATCAACATGGTGGCAGTCGAGGCGCGGGTTCGGGAGGCGGTGGCGACATGGGCGGCAGTGGTAGTTCCTCTTCTCAGGGCTTCCAGACATCATTTGGCAGTGGTGGCTGTAGAAATTGTGAAACTGAAATAATACCTTCCCAAAGTGATAATGAAGATGAAATTCCAgctgcaaataaaaataaaactaatgcTCCCGTAGAGTTTAGTAATACTCCAAGTAAAATATTCAAAGTAACACCTTCTCAAAGTGATCATGAAAATGAAATTCCTGCTGCAAATAAAAATGGCACTAATGCTCCCGCAGAGTTTAGAAACATTCCAAGTAAAATATCCAAACGACGAAGGTGTAAAATGTCATGGAGATTgaaaaaatgtcatccaaatgcTGCCAATGAAGATGTGAAAAAAACGATAAGTACTTCCACTGAAATGCCTGCGGTCTCCAGGGTAAGTTCTACTCAGCAGCAGCCGCAGCAGCAGTTTAAAGATCAAAGTCACAGTGGAGAAAGTTTAGAAGAGAATTGCTCACCACCCATTTCATCCGCCACAaaaggcaaatgcaaatttgcccagtGCAAAGCGCATTGTATAGCTGAGGCCATTAGAAAATACACAAATAGTCGGGCCATTTTATGCGATTTTGTACACTGCCTGCTGGAGAGACATACGAAAAAAATGCTAGATGTGTGAAGAGGAGACAGACATTACTACTCAAAATGTTCACCCAAGTGTTCCAGTGTTCAACCACAATAATATGTgatatattacaaaaaaaaggaaaatagatTATAATAGCAAATATTAGCATCATACTtcgagaaaaacttctctctcGCTCTCGAAAATACTGTTACACCCACATAGGAAGACGGCAACTAACCTTTGTTGCTTTATGTAACTGCTACATTTCAATGTCTCAATGCATTTGTTACACCCCCTCCCCCCAATTAGTCTTACTGTATTGACATTTCACATTCCATATCTATTGTGTATACTACTCCTTTTACCATTTAGTCATGTACCATGGATTAGTTAAGTCTAATATAAAATTTCCTTTGCCTAGTTTTTAAAAACAGAACATTCAATCCCTCCTTCGAACTTTTTCATCTTAAGTTGCTTccctttttttacgaaaatcctGCTGCATAGTTTTAAAGTCCGTAGTTataaatatatgaaataaaatattataaactttttttgaattgtttttgttttcctttttattaCACAACAACTTTTTAAACAATGTTTCACTATTGGCATAAGATTTACAAACTTCTTTGCTTGCGTGCTCGTGGTGGATTCCAAGAAACGGGAGTGTTGTCGGTTATCGATATAATATTAAGACCACTCATTTGCAGACCTTTAATGGCAgactgaaataaaaaataatttgtttttaatgacaAATTAAAATTGTGTTGCATTTTTTGGAAAAGGAAAAGGTTACATCTAAGACGTATCGAGCCTGCGCTTAATTCGCTTAATACTAGGAATTATATGGAGGCTGTCAAGTCTGAAACTTCTCAAATAGAGCTATACAATGTGAACATAccggcaagctgtggtctactgttaagtcactctcgaaccccgataAACGGGATGACagcacctcagtcacttttggcaaagTAGCCGTGCCTGATCCGAAAAGTTGCgctaggttgttcaaccgtcattttattgtgcatcccaagAGTGACAggacaaggaggagagccattcgccgtattcgtggtctcccaGCCGATGAATAGccaattgtgatggctgttcatcggtcgtgcgcgaagttacgaatgtcatccatggcgccaaatcatccaaggggttgggccccgacggaatctctacattaatgttaaagaatctggatttacctggagttgagtatctCACTACTGTACTCAACCTATCTTTTAACACTCTTTAAGTACCCGATGTCTgcaaaatgggcagagtgatcccgctactggagcctggtaaggacccgagtttgtaGGAGTCGTACACACccatctcccttctctcaccagtagcaaagacgcttgaggcattactcctcccgagtctcgtaggagaatttccattcgccgagcatcaacatggatttcgaagactgcatagcacaacaactgctttgcatgccatcaccgcacacatttgccgtggcttcagtcagtccaggccatgtgataggacggtcctggtggcactggacctatcgaaggcattcgacacggtcagccatgccaaactacaATATTTGAGAACATctccaacacgtccctccagccaggcctgaaacgctggttcacgaattatctgtgtggtcgccagtcatttgggGAATTTAGGgttaagaagtcgaagcaccttaAAGTGAaccagggagttccccaaggtggggtgatatctccggcactgtttaacctctacctatcctccattccaccccctccagacggcatagagatcgtatcatatgcggacgattgtacgatcatggcattagGCCCCCcaaccattgttgacatctgcgataggttgaacgtctacctcaacgaacttgcctcatatttcgctgcaagaaatctgctctgccatcaaatcttcagccacattgttcactacaaatagcgtgaggtgaatactgagctgactgtgatggtcgatggagaaatgattccgataaagtcaaaagtagaaacaaggtcctcaagtcacttgctggcaacacttggggtgcagacaaaaaaCCTTgtggaccacgtacaaagcaattggccggtctgtggtaagttatgaagcgccagtgtggtctcgccaGCTTTGTGGCACgcggtggaataatattcagatctgtcagaatgccgccctcctaactgcgacgggctgtcttctcagttctcatgtggaccacctccatcaggagacaaagatactaccagtgcgaagacataactacatgatgtccaagcaataccttttgggttgttatcgcagagaccatccaaatcatcatcttgtggatagatatccaccgcccagaagccttaaggaaaatccacatgatctagagcgtgaggttcagcgctacaagagagaacctctagatcaagcggcaggTCTAGACATCATTCATGCagatacggtagcagatgcggtaaatggctaccgggtgaatgtagtccttagagaacgaccgcctcccattgaacCTAAAGAAACTGACctctcccggcaaaccagagtagttctggcttaattacgttccggcagatgcagccgcctcaactcctacagagcaaggattgatgccgacgtgcaagatgtatgtcctgattgtaaccagggaccacacgatacacgtcacctgtttaactgcgcAGCCAGAcatactcgactcagacccaaacCCCTGTGGACGCTCTCCATCTTAGACACAGAGTTCCTagttcttgacactcaacagaatcaagaagacgaaagatagaatacaacaaactactacaacaacaacaacataccgCCAGTGGTATGTAATGTAACCAGGCAACTGATGTCTAGTTACAAGCACGAAATCAGTCGCCTATTGTCCGATTACAATCGCTGAGTATTAGAAAATTATAACGTCTATCACAAGATGTGAGATTCTTTTCTGGCTAATGGCCAGAGAATCTAAGCCTATGTTATTGTATGTAGTTCCCTACTTTGTTCTCAAAGAGGCAAATACACAATAACCAATCtttagcaatcccatggcagccggttgtatgtaccggattgacccgatgaattccttcatcggctagagctgccgcctcagtgtaccataaactgctactacaacaataaCCAATCTTTAGCGACGTTTATGATCTGGACCAAAAGTTTCAGCACTACTCAAGAGACAGTCTTatacagaaaaaattaagataCTGTAACGAAAGCGGTAACCAACTGTCGAGTGAATTGCGTTCTTGGACGCCATCTGTCGGCAAAAGCACCTGATGGCGATGGAGTTAACGTGTTAACTGTTTTCCCTCTTGTAAACATATGAcacaagttgttgttgttgtaaccacatgtgGAGAGGGCGATCCTCTTCATGCTCCTGTAAatgaacaagctcgttccgatccaaagaCGGATTGGTTATTT
This Stomoxys calcitrans chromosome 2, idStoCalc2.1, whole genome shotgun sequence DNA region includes the following protein-coding sequences:
- the LOC106082190 gene encoding kelch-like ECH-associated protein 1B isoform X2, with protein sequence METTNDCSRPMSNCQSPCSYGSSTLDEHDDLNAKEDELTFCMSSYAKEALKMMFMMRSHNMLTDVILEVKQELFPAHKVVLSAASPYFKAMFTGGLKETEMSRVQLQGVCPTAMGRIIYFMYTGHIRVTEVTVCQLLPAATMFQVPNVIDACCAFLERQLDPTNAIGIANFAEQHGCIELQKKANHFIERHFTQVCQEEEFFQLSAYQLITLIRRDELNVQGEGEVYNAVLKWVKYDEENRYPKMEHILFSVRCQLLTPTFLREQMKNCDVLRKVPACREYLAKIFKDLTLHKRPIVKERKPNTTRMIFVAGGFLRQSLDILEAYNVDDKTWTTLPSLRIPRSGLGAAFLKGVFYAVGGRNNCIGSSYDSDWVDRYNALTEQWRPCAPMSVPRHRVGVAVMDELMYAVGGSAGSEYHSTVEYYDPEVDRWFLVQPMHTKRLGVGVVVVNRLLYAIGGFDGHERFASVECYHPENNEWSFVKPMTCGRSGAGVAAINQYIYVVGGFDGTRQLSTVERYDTENQIWEHMAPIKIARSALSLTSLDGKLYAIGGFDGSNFLSIVEVYDPKTNSWEQGTPLSSGRSGHASAVIYQPSCVNNFMDCMEDESSKRDNDGGFNNENLSDQHGGSRGAGSGGGGDMGGSGSSSSQGFQTSFGSGGCRNCETEIIPSQSDNEDEIPAANKNKTNAPVEFSNTPSKIFKVTPSQSDHENEIPAANKNGTNAPAEFRNIPSKISKRRRCKMSWRLKKCHPNAANEDVKKTISTSTEMPAVSRVSSTQQQPQQQFKDQSHSGESLEENCSPPISSATKGKCKFAQCKAHCIAEAIRKYTNSRAILCDFVHCLLERHTKKMLDV